The following proteins are co-located in the Pyrobaculum calidifontis JCM 11548 genome:
- a CDS encoding ADP-ribose-binding protein, with protein sequence MEFVVGGVVVRLLQGDITEVEAGAIVNAANSYLEHGGGVAGAIVRKGGWVIQEESREWVRRHGPVPVGGVAVTSAGRLRAKYVIHAVGPRCGVEPIEKLGEAVKNALLKADELGVESVALPAISTGIFGCPYRDAALQTAAAIRETAPKLKSVKLIMVVLYGEEAYRAFADVFKKVLAG encoded by the coding sequence ATGGAGTTTGTGGTGGGTGGCGTGGTGGTGCGTCTGTTGCAGGGGGATATTACCGAGGTGGAGGCGGGGGCCATCGTCAACGCGGCAAACTCGTACCTAGAGCATGGCGGGGGCGTGGCTGGGGCTATTGTGAGAAAGGGCGGGTGGGTGATTCAAGAGGAGAGCAGGGAGTGGGTCCGGCGCCACGGCCCAGTGCCCGTGGGCGGGGTGGCGGTGACCTCCGCCGGCCGCCTAAGGGCAAAGTACGTGATACACGCGGTGGGGCCTAGGTGCGGCGTTGAGCCCATTGAGAAGCTCGGCGAGGCCGTTAAAAACGCCCTCTTGAAGGCCGACGAGCTGGGGGTAGAGAGCGTGGCACTACCGGCCATCTCCACCGGCATATTTGGATGCCCCTACCGCGACGCGGCACTGCAGACCGCCGCCGCCATTAGAGAGACGGCGCCAAAGCTGAAGTCCGTCAAGCTGATTATGGTCGTCCTCTACGGCGAAGAGGCCTACCGAGCCTTCGCAGACGTATTTAAAAAAGTGTTAGCGGGCTAG
- a CDS encoding PaREP1 family protein, translating into MEQVIERPLPKPSSADYASARLLEALVEAELALEFLRRGLTRNAAGKAFQAWRAVLAALLKLELERLKALAKSEEERRWLEERAVPRVPTSRMMSLSRLLEELGYERLTYITDRALNLHDYQYHGPDPDMALSKYRTREEAAYFIKSLIEVVAEYAEKLKNRVAWTEEHERAYSALVGGLG; encoded by the coding sequence ATGGAACAGGTAATTGAGAGGCCGCTTCCAAAGCCCTCCTCTGCGGACTACGCCTCTGCCCGTCTTTTGGAGGCGCTGGTGGAGGCTGAGCTGGCGTTGGAGTTCCTACGCCGAGGCTTGACACGAAACGCGGCTGGTAAGGCCTTTCAAGCGTGGAGAGCCGTCCTTGCCGCGTTGCTGAAGCTAGAGCTAGAGCGGCTAAAGGCCTTGGCCAAGTCTGAGGAGGAGAGAAGGTGGCTTGAGGAGAGGGCAGTGCCTAGGGTGCCCACCAGCAGGATGATGTCTCTGTCTAGGCTCCTCGAGGAGCTGGGGTATGAGCGTTTGACGTACATCACTGACCGCGCTCTAAACCTCCATGACTATCAGTACCACGGCCCCGACCCTGACATGGCTCTTAGCAAGTACAGGACGAGGGAGGAGGCGGCCTACTTCATTAAGAGTCTCATAGAGGTGGTGGCAGAGTACGCCGAGAAGCTAAAGAACCGCGTCGCGTGGACAGAGGAGCATGAGAGGGCCTACTCAGCCCTAGTTGGGGGGCTTGGGTGA
- a CDS encoding DNA-directed DNA polymerase, whose protein sequence is MRGLWYFGKGAWVVRDGAVVHVSPYFYAVGKSRPRLKSASWVEEADLTPMEFDGLRYVPADGRVWAVYVERPGLVPRAREELLGMGYGVSQSYIKFALRAAGDLSLKSGPPDISAAVVESMYARPRVLAFDVEVAGGRVYVGYTVDGEDVAIVELERGKRVGEADLPGDIDYAVGYNSWQFDWLYLPSATKYTLKTVHGYKPHIDLFPLFSGGFGPSLGLAERSYGLYDVARQLGVHRELGLADVELLRIKRLRSRLAHLSAAEAEEYLATDVKVTYRLAARVVPILEGLGAAVGGNAMVVAQVGETASPGHLFEFLIHKEMERLGYVLVDRRKEAEYAAGDKVRVRAAGVFCNVAEYDFSAMYPSLIVQDGVDPTSVRECSDGFEVKTTGGSRRVCFEGGPIWRLHVAVLEARRAVKAVGKAADQAVKILANSGFGIYGKRAGWGVVNEWVAAYIVQKTDAIHADLWQRYKPVYGDTDSLYVQVRDPEAFLEEINAYVADKWRGPFGARLGLKLEGVWDYLWIPVTEKGTPAEKNYVKVGSGEVAVRGAALRPRGLPVFLRYGEFYQWAKALITGTASVSELLAKMEELPLEDLFIEASATLREVLFTREGKPPKALDASRQPWLALLAARHAKFTAKYNSRGVETSPDEDLDAVENLWYLPVSTRGDAKAYILLIDGSPVAVEYTAAIDPVRGRLEVKRRMAVPMAPEQVRKRAKAVVLSHPLFAQLSQRPLVDAPRLTG, encoded by the coding sequence ATGAGGGGTCTCTGGTACTTTGGGAAGGGGGCGTGGGTGGTGAGAGACGGCGCCGTTGTGCACGTCTCTCCCTACTTCTACGCCGTGGGGAAGAGCCGGCCTAGGCTTAAGTCTGCGTCGTGGGTTGAGGAGGCCGACTTGACGCCCATGGAATTCGACGGACTGCGGTACGTGCCCGCGGACGGCAGAGTTTGGGCTGTGTACGTGGAAAGACCCGGCCTAGTCCCCAGGGCTAGGGAGGAGCTCCTGGGGATGGGGTACGGAGTGTCTCAGAGCTATATTAAGTTCGCATTGAGGGCCGCTGGCGACCTCAGCCTCAAGTCGGGGCCGCCTGACATCTCAGCCGCGGTGGTAGAGTCGATGTACGCCAGGCCTAGGGTGCTGGCCTTCGACGTAGAGGTGGCAGGGGGCCGGGTCTACGTGGGCTACACAGTAGACGGAGAAGACGTCGCCATCGTCGAGCTGGAGAGGGGGAAAAGAGTTGGGGAGGCCGACTTGCCCGGCGACATTGACTACGCCGTGGGGTACAACTCTTGGCAGTTCGACTGGCTCTACCTCCCCTCAGCCACGAAGTACACGCTGAAGACGGTCCATGGGTATAAGCCGCACATCGACTTGTTTCCGCTGTTCTCCGGGGGCTTTGGCCCCTCTCTGGGGCTCGCCGAGAGGTCGTATGGGCTATACGACGTGGCCCGCCAGCTGGGCGTCCACAGAGAGCTGGGGCTCGCGGACGTGGAGCTCCTTAGGATAAAGCGGCTGAGGAGCAGGCTTGCCCACCTCTCGGCGGCCGAGGCCGAGGAGTACTTAGCCACAGACGTCAAAGTCACATACCGCCTAGCCGCCAGAGTAGTGCCCATCTTGGAGGGCTTGGGGGCCGCTGTGGGCGGCAACGCCATGGTGGTGGCCCAGGTGGGGGAGACCGCCTCGCCGGGCCACCTCTTCGAATTTCTAATCCACAAGGAGATGGAGCGCTTGGGCTACGTCCTCGTGGATAGGCGGAAGGAGGCTGAATACGCCGCAGGGGACAAGGTCAGGGTGAGGGCCGCGGGGGTCTTCTGCAACGTGGCCGAGTACGACTTCTCGGCCATGTACCCGTCGCTGATTGTCCAAGACGGGGTGGACCCCACCTCCGTGCGGGAGTGCTCCGACGGCTTCGAGGTAAAGACCACCGGCGGATCGAGGAGGGTGTGCTTTGAGGGCGGGCCTATTTGGCGTCTCCACGTGGCCGTGCTTGAGGCCAGGAGGGCTGTGAAGGCGGTGGGCAAGGCGGCGGATCAAGCGGTCAAGATCCTCGCGAACTCCGGCTTCGGCATATATGGCAAAAGGGCGGGGTGGGGCGTGGTGAACGAGTGGGTGGCGGCCTACATTGTGCAAAAGACAGACGCGATTCACGCCGACCTCTGGCAACGCTACAAGCCGGTGTACGGGGACACCGACTCCCTGTACGTGCAAGTGAGAGACCCCGAGGCCTTCCTCGAGGAGATAAACGCCTACGTGGCCGACAAGTGGAGGGGGCCCTTCGGCGCGAGGCTGGGGCTCAAGCTGGAGGGGGTCTGGGACTACCTGTGGATACCCGTCACCGAGAAAGGCACCCCGGCGGAGAAGAACTACGTAAAGGTGGGGAGCGGCGAGGTGGCGGTGAGGGGGGCCGCCCTGAGGCCCCGAGGCCTGCCGGTCTTCTTGCGCTACGGCGAGTTCTACCAGTGGGCAAAGGCGCTCATCACAGGGACGGCCTCTGTGTCAGAGCTGTTGGCCAAGATGGAAGAGCTCCCGCTGGAGGACTTGTTCATAGAGGCCTCGGCGACGCTTAGGGAGGTCTTGTTCACTAGGGAGGGGAAGCCGCCCAAGGCTCTAGACGCCTCTCGCCAGCCCTGGCTGGCCCTACTTGCGGCAAGACACGCAAAGTTCACCGCCAAGTACAACAGCCGCGGCGTGGAGACGTCCCCAGACGAGGACTTAGACGCAGTGGAGAACTTGTGGTACCTCCCAGTGTCCACCAGAGGCGACGCCAAGGCCTACATACTCCTCATAGACGGCTCCCCCGTGGCCGTGGAATACACGGCGGCCATAGACCCGGTGCGCGGAAGGCTTGAGGTTAAGAGGCGCATGGCAGTGCCCATGGCCCCAGAGCAGGTGAGGAAGAGGGCGAAGGCGGTGGTGCTGAGCCACCCCCTCTTCGCGCAACTGTCCCAAAGGCCGCTGGTGGACGCACCGCGTCTCACAGGCTGA
- a CDS encoding V-type ATP synthase subunit B, with translation MLTPVVSYSTVREVKGPLLVIERTRGVSYGEIGEVVGPDGEPRKVQVIEVATDYAVAQVLGGTLGLPSKGSTVRFYGKTLKIPVSEQLIGRILDGKGQPRDHMPLPPPEDFRDVNGEPLNPYSREYPEEPIETGISAIDGLYTLVRGQKLPIFSGTGLPHNMMAAQVVRQSTVRGSGEEFAVVFVGIGIKTEEALFFMDEFRKTGALRRAVAVINLASDPVAERILAPRVGLTIAEYLAWQLGYHVLVVMTDMTNYCEGLRELSSGKGELPGRRGYPGYMYTDLATIYERAGKAHGKKGSVTQFPILTMPNDDITHPIPDLTGYITEGQLVLSRAMWGKGIYPPFDVIMSLSRLAKDAIGEGKTREDHKDVANTLIAAYSKALELRNLATLVGERNLGWRERRYLRFADAFEQKFIKQGYYERRSFEETLDIGWDVLSILPEDELTNARPQITQKFYRRHIFESVAV, from the coding sequence ATGCTAACGCCTGTTGTGAGCTATTCCACTGTGAGAGAGGTGAAGGGGCCCCTCCTCGTCATTGAGAGGACGAGGGGAGTTTCCTACGGCGAAATTGGCGAAGTGGTTGGACCAGACGGCGAGCCGCGCAAGGTGCAGGTGATTGAGGTGGCCACGGACTACGCCGTTGCGCAAGTCCTCGGCGGCACGCTTGGCCTGCCGAGCAAGGGCTCCACTGTGAGATTCTACGGCAAGACTTTGAAGATCCCGGTCTCTGAGCAGCTTATTGGGAGAATTCTCGACGGGAAGGGGCAGCCGAGGGACCACATGCCTCTGCCTCCCCCCGAGGACTTTAGAGACGTAAACGGCGAGCCGCTTAACCCGTACTCCAGGGAGTACCCCGAGGAGCCAATTGAGACCGGCATATCCGCCATAGATGGGCTCTACACCTTGGTGAGGGGGCAGAAGTTGCCCATCTTCTCTGGCACGGGCCTCCCCCACAACATGATGGCGGCGCAGGTGGTTAGGCAGTCCACTGTGAGGGGGAGCGGGGAGGAGTTCGCAGTGGTCTTCGTGGGCATCGGCATTAAGACCGAGGAGGCCCTGTTCTTCATGGACGAGTTTAGGAAGACGGGCGCCCTTAGGAGGGCTGTGGCTGTGATAAACCTCGCCTCGGACCCGGTGGCGGAGCGCATCCTAGCGCCGAGGGTTGGCCTCACCATTGCCGAGTACCTAGCCTGGCAACTGGGATACCACGTCCTAGTGGTGATGACCGACATGACTAACTACTGTGAGGGGCTTAGAGAGCTGTCCTCTGGCAAGGGCGAGTTGCCGGGCCGCCGCGGCTACCCCGGCTACATGTACACCGACCTCGCCACAATATATGAAAGAGCTGGGAAAGCCCATGGGAAAAAGGGCTCGGTCACCCAGTTCCCCATCCTCACCATGCCCAACGACGACATTACTCACCCCATCCCCGACCTCACGGGCTACATAACCGAGGGCCAGCTGGTGTTGAGCAGAGCCATGTGGGGCAAGGGCATATACCCGCCCTTCGACGTAATCATGTCTCTATCCCGCCTGGCGAAGGACGCCATTGGCGAGGGGAAGACGCGGGAGGACCACAAAGACGTGGCCAATACCCTAATCGCCGCGTACAGCAAGGCGCTGGAGCTGAGGAACTTGGCCACGCTGGTGGGCGAGCGCAACTTGGGCTGGAGAGAGAGGCGCTACCTCCGCTTCGCAGATGCCTTTGAGCAGAAGTTCATAAAGCAGGGCTACTACGAGAGGAGGTCCTTCGAGGAGACGCTTGACATTGGGTGGGACGTCCTCTCAATACTGCCAGAGGACGAGCTCACAAACGCCAGGCCGCAGATAACCCAGAAGTTCTACAGGCGCCACATATTTGAAAGCGTGGCCGTATAA
- a CDS encoding NAD(P)-dependent oxidoreductase, protein MRVGFIGLGIMGGPMATHLLKAGFLAAVYNRTREKTKPFAEAGVYVAESPADLAKRVDVVIVMVSDAPDVEQVLFGPSGVVEGARPGLIVVDMSTNSPDWARKFAERLAQYGIEFLDAPVTGGQKGAIEGTLTIMVGGKEELFHRLLPIFKAMGRDIVYMGPVGYGQAMKLVNQVVVALNTVAMVEGLKLAKALGLDMDKVAEVLTRGAARSGAIELYLPKLLKGDLSPGFKAEHLKKDLGYVLEEARKRGVKLPGAELAYELYRKMVEDGAGSLGIHALGFYKSS, encoded by the coding sequence ATGCGCGTCGGATTCATCGGCCTGGGGATCATGGGAGGGCCAATGGCGACGCACCTCCTAAAGGCGGGCTTCCTCGCCGCCGTGTACAACAGGACGCGGGAGAAGACAAAGCCGTTTGCAGAGGCCGGGGTATACGTCGCCGAGTCCCCCGCAGACTTGGCCAAGAGAGTGGACGTGGTCATCGTCATGGTGTCAGACGCGCCCGACGTGGAACAAGTCCTCTTCGGCCCCTCCGGAGTAGTGGAGGGGGCGAGGCCGGGCCTCATAGTGGTCGACATGTCTACAAACTCGCCGGATTGGGCTAGGAAGTTCGCAGAGCGGCTCGCGCAGTACGGCATAGAGTTCCTCGACGCCCCAGTGACAGGCGGCCAAAAAGGCGCTATAGAAGGCACGCTGACGATAATGGTGGGGGGCAAGGAGGAGCTCTTCCACAGGCTACTCCCCATATTCAAGGCGATGGGCAGAGACATCGTGTACATGGGCCCCGTGGGCTACGGCCAAGCCATGAAGCTCGTAAACCAAGTCGTAGTTGCCCTCAACACGGTGGCCATGGTAGAAGGCCTAAAGCTCGCCAAGGCCCTCGGCCTAGACATGGACAAGGTGGCGGAGGTCCTCACACGCGGCGCCGCGAGGTCTGGCGCAATAGAGCTCTACCTCCCCAAGTTGCTCAAGGGCGACCTCTCCCCCGGCTTCAAGGCAGAGCACTTGAAAAAAGACCTGGGCTACGTCTTAGAAGAGGCCCGGAAACGCGGCGTGAAGCTACCCGGCGCAGAGCTGGCCTACGAGCTGTACCGCAAGATGGTAGAAGACGGGGCCGGGAGCTTGGGAATACACGCCCTAGGCTTTTACAAATCGTCGTAA
- a CDS encoding tRNA pseudouridine synthase A (mediates pseudouridylation (positions 38, 39, 40) at the tRNA anticodon region which contributes to the structural stability) — MPYLYRVAYDGALFHGFTGHSNSVEAALRRVFGHLLGRGSRTDPGVSAVGNAVLAPSRLPLGYINSRLPRGVWTWAVAEVGEGFNPRRARRRRYLYVAPHWGEDVEAMREVAELFKGTHDFSSFIQFRGERGTPPVTTVDEVGVEVAGRLVYLYFVGKGFRNKQIRKMAWAILAAGRGVVSRRYVEELLERPRPGAVPSAPAEGLILLDIEYDVKFDVDRGELRKAYVYFLEKYRRLEALAAAYRAAGERLLFYDDL; from the coding sequence ATGCCTTATCTCTACCGCGTCGCGTACGATGGGGCGCTTTTCCACGGCTTCACTGGCCACTCCAACTCCGTGGAGGCGGCGCTTAGGCGCGTCTTCGGCCATCTGCTGGGCCGGGGGAGTAGGACGGACCCCGGAGTGTCGGCGGTGGGCAACGCCGTATTGGCGCCTAGCCGCCTGCCGCTGGGGTACATAAACTCCAGGTTGCCGAGGGGGGTGTGGACGTGGGCTGTGGCAGAGGTGGGGGAGGGCTTTAACCCGAGGAGGGCCCGGCGTAGGAGGTACCTCTACGTGGCGCCCCACTGGGGGGAGGACGTGGAGGCCATGAGGGAGGTGGCCGAGCTGTTCAAGGGGACGCACGACTTCTCTTCCTTTATCCAGTTCAGGGGGGAGAGGGGGACGCCGCCTGTGACCACGGTGGATGAGGTGGGGGTGGAGGTGGCGGGGCGCCTCGTCTATCTCTACTTCGTGGGCAAGGGCTTTAGAAATAAGCAGATTAGGAAGATGGCTTGGGCTATCTTGGCGGCGGGGCGGGGCGTGGTGTCGAGGCGCTACGTGGAAGAGCTTCTTGAAAGGCCGAGGCCTGGGGCTGTGCCAAGCGCGCCGGCGGAGGGCCTCATCCTGCTCGACATTGAGTACGACGTGAAGTTCGACGTGGACCGCGGCGAGCTTAGGAAGGCCTACGTCTACTTTTTGGAAAAGTATAGGCGGTTGGAGGCCCTCGCGGCGGCTTATAGGGCGGCGGGGGAGCGGCTCCTCTTTTACGACGATTTGTAA
- a CDS encoding GNAT family N-acetyltransferase — MLVFRRAEERDVAEIISFTRNTWEWGDYVPRVIGKWVEEGRAYVALMGDTVVAVAAMAIVGKAAYLQGLRVRPEYRGRGVGEAFTKFMIEEAKRRGAQVATLLVAEWNTPSHRLVQKVGFKERLKIYGGKAAGSGEGKCLGGLEAYEAVAEALGMTRGYACLPDEPWVCTAVTPWDLLSRAAPCVSEGGLYVGKFSFGKAQGPPGADVTSLSPEGYAERYAAHILYAIDL, encoded by the coding sequence ATGCTTGTATTCCGCCGGGCTGAGGAGAGAGACGTGGCCGAGATAATCTCCTTTACGCGGAACACTTGGGAGTGGGGGGACTACGTGCCCCGAGTAATTGGGAAGTGGGTCGAGGAGGGGAGGGCCTACGTGGCGTTGATGGGAGACACCGTTGTGGCAGTGGCGGCGATGGCTATTGTGGGGAAAGCCGCCTACCTCCAGGGGCTGAGAGTTAGGCCGGAGTACAGGGGCCGGGGAGTCGGCGAGGCCTTCACCAAGTTCATGATCGAGGAGGCCAAGAGGAGGGGCGCCCAAGTGGCGACGCTCCTAGTCGCCGAGTGGAATACCCCAAGCCACAGGCTAGTGCAAAAGGTTGGGTTCAAGGAGAGGCTCAAGATATACGGAGGCAAGGCCGCCGGCTCCGGAGAGGGGAAGTGCCTCGGGGGCCTTGAGGCCTACGAGGCCGTGGCAGAGGCCTTGGGCATGACGAGGGGCTATGCGTGCCTCCCCGACGAGCCGTGGGTCTGCACCGCCGTAACGCCGTGGGACCTCCTAAGCCGCGCCGCCCCCTGCGTCTCAGAAGGCGGCCTCTACGTGGGAAAGTTCTCCTTCGGCAAAGCACAAGGCCCGCCGGGCGCCGACGTCACGTCGCTAAGCCCCGAGGGCTACGCCGAGAGGTACGCGGCCCACATCCTCTACGCCATAGACCTCTAA
- a CDS encoding molybdopterin-binding protein, with product MYAIARLYGYVEEVGFRAWLSSDIAKALGVRVGEGVRLESKMGSSAARVVDVRDDVKAGVYLTLDVYMAVSGFRTVLVKRLPRVFEADAVALGVETQSPVEVDDVLSLVHLMVAYRVPVFSGFTGYLQTERSQWVKVVVKEVSPREPAYLSKETKILIR from the coding sequence GTGTACGCCATTGCTAGGCTGTACGGCTACGTGGAGGAGGTGGGGTTTAGGGCGTGGCTGTCCAGCGACATAGCCAAGGCCCTGGGGGTGAGAGTGGGCGAGGGGGTGAGGCTGGAGAGCAAGATGGGCTCCTCGGCGGCGAGGGTGGTGGACGTCCGCGACGACGTGAAGGCGGGCGTCTACCTAACTCTAGACGTCTACATGGCGGTGAGCGGGTTTAGGACTGTCTTAGTCAAGCGGCTCCCCCGGGTGTTTGAGGCAGACGCCGTGGCGCTGGGCGTAGAGACCCAGAGCCCAGTGGAGGTAGACGACGTGTTGTCCCTCGTCCACCTCATGGTGGCCTACCGCGTCCCCGTCTTCTCCGGCTTCACGGGCTATTTGCAGACAGAGCGGAGCCAGTGGGTCAAGGTAGTGGTTAAGGAGGTCTCGCCCAGGGAGCCGGCCTACCTCTCCAAGGAGACTAAGATTCTGATTAGATAG
- the dph5 gene encoding diphthine synthase: MLYIVGIGPGPGYATERAIRAIEEADCVFYEDYTGPIDVETLRRAAKTPPIRLTRRDLEDESGRKVLECLREGKRAVLATAGDPMLATAHAALIAAARARGHPVEVVPGVSIICAAFSAACLSIYKLGGVATVTYPRGGVYSTRPYELAEANLARGLHTLLLLDVREDGSFMPPRDAAEVLMALEERERRGVFTPQRPAVVVHRLGWGGGVVVGPLGAVAKWDGEGPAVLIIPAQLGPVEKECLEAVAQRI, encoded by the coding sequence GTGCTCTACATAGTGGGGATAGGCCCCGGCCCCGGCTACGCCACAGAGAGGGCCATCCGCGCAATTGAGGAAGCCGACTGCGTATTCTACGAAGACTACACAGGCCCCATCGACGTGGAGACCCTCCGCAGAGCCGCCAAGACGCCCCCCATCCGCCTCACCAGGCGGGACCTCGAAGACGAGTCCGGGAGGAAGGTGCTGGAGTGCCTGAGAGAGGGGAAGAGGGCCGTGTTAGCCACCGCGGGGGATCCCATGCTCGCCACTGCCCACGCCGCGCTCATCGCCGCCGCAAGGGCCAGGGGGCACCCCGTGGAGGTTGTGCCAGGCGTGTCGATAATATGCGCCGCCTTCTCGGCGGCGTGTCTCTCCATATACAAGCTCGGGGGAGTGGCCACGGTGACGTACCCCCGAGGCGGCGTATATTCCACAAGGCCCTACGAGCTCGCCGAGGCGAACCTGGCCAGGGGGCTCCACACGCTCCTCCTACTCGACGTGAGAGAAGACGGCTCCTTCATGCCGCCGAGAGACGCCGCAGAGGTGCTAATGGCGCTGGAGGAGAGGGAGAGGCGCGGAGTGTTCACCCCCCAGAGGCCGGCCGTGGTAGTGCACAGGCTGGGCTGGGGAGGCGGGGTCGTGGTGGGCCCCCTAGGCGCCGTGGCCAAGTGGGACGGGGAGGGCCCCGCCGTGTTGATAATACCCGCACAGCTGGGGCCCGTGGAGAAGGAGTGCCTAGAGGCGGTGGCCCAGAGGATTTAG
- a CDS encoding DUF401 family protein, translating to MYLVAVFLASVAVVLGGSLSRRVDVSVALGLGALLYGALALGGGVVGATVDAFNFSMFNVLVSLVFAMALGFLMRGRREAIASGLVAVGPRFAAFSIPAAIGLLPMPGGAYISAVVADPLYEKMGMRPVEKTFLNYWMRHIWVSVWPLYQGVILTSAILGVSVAEVAAHSWPAALAAAVGGVAVGWRAVRRVGAVGRARDLAALWPLGLVAVLSFLLPLPAAVGLTLAAFVVVYRVGVGDLAAAFKYALTPRILAIIVFSLVFSQYIRESGLSRVMADALGHLALFAVFLIPFLIGIATGVEFTFAGLAFPPLHDLLHGYSLAVGFLGGFLGVMLSPSHSCFVLTAEYYKADMRAVYKPLTKAALYSAAALALLYLALTAVAS from the coding sequence GTGTACTTGGTGGCTGTTTTTCTGGCGTCTGTGGCCGTGGTGCTGGGGGGTAGTCTCTCGAGGAGGGTGGACGTCTCAGTGGCGCTGGGCCTTGGGGCCCTTCTCTACGGGGCGTTGGCGCTTGGGGGCGGGGTTGTGGGGGCCACTGTAGACGCCTTCAACTTCTCGATGTTTAACGTCTTGGTGTCGCTGGTGTTCGCCATGGCGCTGGGCTTCTTGATGCGGGGGAGGAGGGAGGCCATTGCCAGTGGGCTGGTGGCGGTGGGGCCGCGTTTTGCCGCTTTCTCGATCCCCGCCGCGATTGGTCTCCTCCCCATGCCGGGCGGCGCCTACATCTCCGCGGTGGTAGCAGACCCGCTTTATGAGAAGATGGGGATGAGGCCTGTGGAGAAGACGTTTTTGAACTACTGGATGCGCCACATCTGGGTCTCGGTGTGGCCCCTCTACCAGGGGGTTATTCTCACATCTGCCATCTTGGGCGTGTCTGTGGCCGAGGTGGCGGCGCATTCGTGGCCGGCGGCTCTCGCGGCGGCGGTGGGCGGCGTGGCGGTGGGGTGGAGGGCTGTGAGGCGCGTGGGGGCTGTGGGCAGGGCGAGGGACTTGGCCGCCCTCTGGCCCCTGGGCCTAGTCGCGGTTCTCTCCTTTCTACTCCCGCTCCCAGCGGCGGTTGGCCTCACCTTGGCGGCCTTCGTTGTGGTGTATAGAGTGGGCGTGGGGGATCTGGCCGCGGCGTTTAAGTACGCCCTCACGCCGAGGATTTTGGCGATTATCGTGTTTTCCCTGGTGTTTTCTCAGTACATTAGGGAGAGTGGGTTGAGCAGGGTCATGGCCGACGCGCTGGGGCACTTGGCGCTCTTCGCCGTGTTCCTCATCCCGTTTCTCATCGGAATAGCCACGGGGGTGGAGTTCACCTTCGCCGGGCTGGCCTTCCCGCCTCTCCACGACCTTCTCCACGGCTATAGCCTCGCCGTGGGGTTCCTTGGCGGCTTCCTCGGCGTAATGCTCAGCCCCTCTCACAGCTGTTTTGTCTTAACGGCGGAGTACTACAAGGCCGACATGCGGGCGGTGTACAAGCCTCTGACAAAGGCCGCCCTCTACTCAGCCGCCGCACTTGCCCTGCTCTACCTGGCGCTTACAGCCGTTGCATCCTGA
- a CDS encoding LysE family transporter: MSLATVVIETLMITPSGALSPGPLTTATAVLGARAKTPASGAAAGLGVALGHMAFELPYVLAIAALYGAISDVVKSLTPYLAAVSIAFIAFFAYLTARDGLAALKGAIRVGQISVTRGPVATGVIFTGLNPYFLLWWLTVGLPLVQDAYALGAVGLATMYSAHVWIDYAWLAVVGALGGGAGKVLGARGYGYLLLALAAMLAVFGLNIALKTYLGVSLL; encoded by the coding sequence ATGTCCCTCGCCACCGTCGTGATAGAAACCTTGATGATAACCCCATCAGGCGCCCTCTCCCCCGGGCCGTTAACCACGGCGACGGCCGTCCTCGGGGCCCGGGCAAAGACCCCCGCCAGCGGCGCCGCCGCGGGGCTAGGCGTGGCGCTGGGACACATGGCCTTTGAGTTGCCATACGTCTTGGCAATAGCCGCACTGTACGGCGCAATAAGCGACGTGGTGAAGTCCCTCACGCCATACCTAGCCGCGGTCTCCATAGCCTTCATAGCCTTCTTCGCCTACCTCACAGCGCGGGACGGACTCGCCGCGCTCAAAGGCGCCATCCGCGTAGGCCAGATCTCTGTGACAAGGGGGCCAGTGGCCACCGGCGTCATATTCACGGGTCTCAACCCCTACTTCCTCCTCTGGTGGCTCACAGTGGGCCTCCCCCTAGTCCAAGACGCCTACGCCCTCGGCGCAGTGGGGCTGGCAACCATGTACAGCGCGCACGTGTGGATAGACTACGCCTGGCTAGCCGTCGTGGGAGCCCTCGGCGGAGGCGCAGGAAAGGTGTTAGGCGCCAGGGGATACGGCTACTTGCTCCTAGCCCTAGCCGCCATGCTCGCCGTATTCGGGCTCAACATAGCCCTCAAGACGTACCTCGGGGTGTCCCTCCTCTAG